The genomic window AATTTACCATCAATAACTGACCAACTTGTTTAGAGACATAAAACTTGTGTTGTACATCAAACAAATTTTAATTACTTAAAAGTTGcctttgtccatgtgtttctgcagAGCCTTGTTAGAGCATAACCCAGGTGGAGTTATACTGAGCACTGATAATTATTTCACTCGACATGGAGTATATCAGTTTGACCCTAATGAACTCGGAGAGGCTCACAGCTGGAACCACCAACAaggtaaaaaacacaaacacatacactaaTAGTGACATGTTCCAGCAGGAGTGAGTCAGAATTATTGTCATTGTCAAatagatttttttcatttgtttgtgtttgctaTTAAAATGCCAAttgtatttttcttctttctgctgactttaatgcacatttatttttttagccAAGGAAGCTTTTCAGAGGGGTGCTAACCCTATTATTATCGACAATACCAACATGCAGGGCTGGGAAATGAAACCCTATGTGATCCAGGTGAGTCAACTTTACAGGAGTTTGTGCTGCATAGTTCCAGGTCTTATGTAGCCCACTGATTTGGTGGAATATTTAGTTAAAAAACAATTCCAAAATTGTCACTACATGAAGCAGATAAACTTAGAAGACTACATGTTAACACATTTATCTTTTTGGAGTGTATTTCAGACACCAAAATATGTTTCCCCATATTTATAAAATGAAGTTAAGATGGACTCTGAAAATATtggacatgttttatttgtacatctATCAGTAAAATAAAGATTCGCTGACTTTAAAAATGTCCTAAGTTTcccaaatttgtttttttttaacagtaaaaatAGTTTAATcccactgtacacacactgtgaactttaaacagtttttttattGCCCTCTGTTCTAGGCGCTGAATTATAACTATAAGGTTCTGTTCAGAGAACCAGATACTTGGTGGAAGAACAAGCCCAGAGAGCTAGAGAGGTAAAGAATACAGAAGAGCATGTTTTTAAATCTAAAATACCAACTATATATTTGCACAAACCTAGCAGATCCTATTGTACACATGTTTTATTTGAGTTTTGTTTaatctattttctattttttgttttgttttgtttttttttgtttgtgtagaCGCAACATGCATAATGTCCCAGCAGAAAAAATCAGACGGATGCTGAATGCATATGAGCGCTTTGTTACCATCCAGTCCATTATGGGTTCACAGATGCCTGAGAAGAAACAGTGTTTCATTCTTGAGGACAAAAGCTCACAGTGAGTTTATTCACTAATACTGGCTTATAGACAGGTCAAACATGAAGACAATAATTAATCTTGTACATCTTGTTTTAAAGATTTGTAATtgctatttgtatattttttctaCTATAGATGGATATCCAGTAATACTTAAACCTAATACTGAAAATAGGAATGCCACAGAGGGCAAAGAAATGTCATCCTGTCAGAACTTGGTACATAGAATATCTGTACATCTGTTGAACAAAGTTATCATGATATCAAATGGAGTTCATCTGTCGTAAAGCATGGAGTCATGTTAAAATATAACTGTACAGACTGAGTCTGAAAAGTGCTTCAAAGTCAGATAAAGACAACAGGGAGATGAGGAGAGGTGGAGTGTCCAAGTATCGAtgtgtgtggggaaaaaaaaatcacaagaaaGGTAAAGGACCATATGAGGGTCCAAAAAGGGTGAGGGTGGCTTTTGGGTGTGGCTTTACTACCTTAAAAGGGCCAACATACAGAAGTCACTAACACTATAAGTAGAGTTAGGTCCCCAAGTATTTGGACAGGGACACAAATATCATACCACCACAGAGGATTTAAAAAGAAACACTCAATAtgactgaagtgtggactttcagctttaattcaagttgtttaacaaaaaaaattgcattaaccATTtatgaattacaaccattttattTATAGTCTCTCCTTTTTCACAGGTTTACATTTTTATCCACAATTACTTCATTTCAAATCCATtatagttgtatttaaaaaaaaaaaagagccaaagttACAAAACTTGTGTCACAGTCTAAATACTAATGGACGTAACCACCTACTgtatactgagaatatttcagaTGCTTTAGGCTGATGTAACACAGGCCCTTCCCCCAGGGAACTCAAGCCTGTTCTTGAAAACCAACCAAACTTGCCcaacaataatttaataattctGCAGCCGCTATCAGCCAGTCCACTTGTTTCATTTTATAACTGTGATGTTTTAACAGGTTTGTTCAGATCCAAAGTGGGAAATGGACTATCAGACTCAGTCAGCAGTTAAAGATGTACACACCAAGATTTTGTTTAATGGGTGTtaatattattttagtttttttattacaTACAAATTGTACTCATTGAATTGTAATGATTTTATGACAGCATTAGAGTGGGAAGgatgaaaatgattttaaaactGCAATAATTGTCAAGTCACATAATTCAATTTACTTCTAGCAGGACTTTCATATTAGTGTTCATACCTCTCTTGTTTTCCTTAGGCCAAAATCTTCCCAAACACCTTGTCCAGACCTTGTTGGTGACCCTGGATTAACTGAAGGGAGTAAGAAAACCCGCCTTCAGCTATTTTCATCCCTACCTGATGTGTCATCCATTGGTCATTCTGCTGACATGGGAATCCTCGGAAACAGCAACCACAAGTCTACTGAGTCACTGACTCTCCAACCTCCTGCAAGACCTTTAGAAAATCCAGAGAATACAGAGGGTGATGATGACATCAATTTAGGAGATTCAGATTTTGAGTTGGATGCCCAGTTAGAGTTGAACCAACTTAGTGGGGATCAGAGAATCCCTGACTGCATTGTAGAGTCTGTGATGAATGAAGAGCACTGCAGAGATGGCATGCCGGTGGCTTTCTCTGAGTCTATTGGACAAAGGGTGAGAAGAGAAAGGACAAGCAGGAGGTCTGGTTTTGACAGGCTAGAGCCGGCAGATCTGGTCAAAGATACTCACCAGTCAGAGTGTGCCATAAAGGAGAAAGAGAAGACAGAAGCAGATGAAGCAGAACGTGTTGAGGTGTTGTGGAATAGGGGAGAAGTGTTAGATTTTGTAGGGGACTGGCCTTCTGAGGGATCACTTGAGCAGCGGCAGGTGAGGAGACAAGAAAGGCTTAAAGagggaaaaaacaaagaagacggAGATGAGCCGGGAGAAGccaatgaaaatgacacaaaaaaagttCAGTCAAAGCATGATGAGTTTCAGAAGCTGCTTGATCTTATTCAGACAGGTGTAGCTGACATTCAGACTGGCTCATCCCTGTTACCCTCCCTTTCTCCCAGCTCTGAAGAGGAACTGGAGGCTGATGTGGAGACAGGTGGTGGGCTTGAAGAATCCCAGGGTAGTAGTCAGTTGAACAGTGCAGACAACATGAGCAGGGTTAACAGCAGTAGAGGTGAACTACCAGACTGTGTGTTAGACTGGAAGGCAGCTGACAGTTGTATGGTCAGGGAGCCGGTTGAATTAAGAATGGATGACTGGGAACAttgtaaaactgaaaatgaaacaagTGTCACAGGAGAGAACGATAATTTAATAAAGATGGGTCAAAGAACACAGCTTCTTGATTTAAAATCAGCCAACCTTGCAAACTCTCCCTCAATCACTAATGCTGATTCAGATGTTATCTTAGAAACCACAGAGGAAAGCTCTAAAGAAATGGGAAGCCACAGTATTAGAGATGATGTTTGTGCTGGTTTCACTGGAATGGAGAATAGTACCTGCACAGAGACTCAAATGGAGGCAGAGTCACATACTAGTGAAGTTTGTCAAAGTCCTGAGTTTGAGACTTTTGTGGACCTAGGGGGCAGTCCTTTAGGTGCAGCCTCAGCCAATCAGGAAACAAAGCAGCGTCAAGGTCGCAGGTCAGGAAAACAATGCAAACTAGCTCTCACCTTCACACAAAACTGTCCTGATTTCTCTGTGAAATCTCCAGAATGTGTCACTACACCGTCCCCGAACATCAACACCAGTTTGGATAGTGGTCACATAGATCTCCAGACTAACTCTGATCCTAATCCCAAACTGAACCCACTGAAGCCATACTGTGAGGCAGACCTGCAGCCTACGGTAGATACAGGCTGCGTCACCCAAACAGAATCTCAGGACTTTGCCCTCCTTTGGCGTCTGAATCAACAAAACAACCCCAATGGTAAAGTTGCTACTGCGTACAGCCACTCTAGTGATATCACAGTCATATATGGCAGCCCTTCTCGCTTTGTGCCAGAGGTGACTGGTGCTATTCCTGCCACAGCTGCAATTCAACTGTCTGGCCTCAAAGAGGTTCCCTACCGTGTAGTGCATGAAAAAAGCACGCAGGTGGAGGAGAAAGACCTGGGGGAAACTCAAGACCGCCTTGAAAACCTGCGTATTCTCAGCCGCCATTTTAAACTAGTTAGTTTTGACACTTTAGAAGACTTGTATGATAAATGCCATCTGGACCTAGAGTGGACCACCAACCTCCTCCTGGATTCCGGAGAGAGGTTCTTTAAAGATGACGAtggagaggaggagaagcaggagTGGCCAGATGATCAGAATAAATCCAATGTATGTGGAGTTTTGGGAAAGGTTGAAGAAAACATGCTGGGCTTCAATATAAATGAGCATCAGATTAAAGATCAGCCAAAGATAGGGCTGGCTATGGGTTTAGAGGGCACTCAACAGGCAATCAGTTCATCCAGTGAGTCAAGTAAAAGCTCTAGCATCCTTACATTTCCTGGTCCAGCTTCTTCAGTGAGGGATAAAGATCATACTGATGCATCAGCACTCTCAGGAAGTAAAGCAGACACTAACACTGAGCACAAAGAGACAATACAACCTGACTTACAAGGAGGAGCTTGGGGCCTGAGTACAGATGCTGGAGTGATAATCGAAGAGGCGAGTGTTGAAATGGAGGATGACGTTTCTAGCATGGACCAGATCCACAGGCTGCTGCAGGCTGAGCTTGAAGAGTTGGAGAAGGAGGAAAAACAGAGGGAACAGGAGCAGCGTAAGAGGAGAACCACTGAGCAAAAAAGGAACCAACATATGGACATAAAGAGTGTGGAGCTGAAACTACCCACTGAAGTGGCGCTACAGCTGACTGAGCTGTTTGGTCCTGTTGGAGTAGACCCAGGTAACAAACGCACAGCAGCACACAGAGCAAATGCACTTAagtacatgcaatacacaaagGGGAGCTGGTGGGGTCTTAACACTTCTTTCTTAATGACTACCTTGTGTTCATGGTTGCTGGTTTTCTGTGTTCCACAATGTTCAGGTGCATGCTCCGCTGATGACTATGATGTGCAGATGGATCTGAACTTGGCTAAACTGCTCCACCAAAAGTGGAAGGAAACCATCCAAGTGAGCCCTTAAATATTTAGCACTATTAACAAACCAACAACTAGTCAGTAAAACTAAATGACATCAATTAAGTGttagaaagggttaaagagttttgAAGTAGGTTAATTTGCagttaacatcttttttttttttttacaggacagGCAGAAACAAGCAGCTCTTTCCTTTCACTTGCTTCAAGAAAGTGAGTTTACACACATATGGTCCTGCACATTCACAGATGATAAACATTCATATAAAATTCTGGGTCCTCTGTGTCTGATtaccttttttaatactttacTTTTTTAATACTGTGTATTAATATCCTGATTTGGTTCTTCCTGTCAAACCCATAAATACTCGGAATGTGCACCAATAATCAATAATTCAGAACAGTAACTGTCTTTTGTTAAGAGTTGACTCGTTTTTATTTGGGTTTGGTGGAGATTTACAGTATGTTTTACTTCATGGAgatgtggaactaatgtttatgaCC from Sphaeramia orbicularis chromosome 1, fSphaOr1.1, whole genome shotgun sequence includes these protein-coding regions:
- the n4bp2 gene encoding NEDD4-binding protein 2 isoform X1, which gives rise to MPRRKKTDQSPARVPTGPPEGGSLAHNTDYRLPQQCDRPMANNFTASSSEKENIVRNMQEMFAHLDPDVIYIVLSECDFKVDNAMDSLLELSVAAEDACPAPIPVSGFERTAAALLSPTHFTEPDSSKPSLQLVSSPSPVLSEELDLLLDQELEILTTQQDGTKEHHNSQHTSGGSPPSSFPPPQFSQQVLPELLQSSLESGSRGSSIEQPRLLSGSLEQVSGASSPLDQLSAFEDKVTERQESVLDFKHLVTETSDREKSVPPLDLGASGRPSAFQVYKKQNPSHTPSERAEVATCDATVGGARSKVNILNQEMLAHPPLSWNVGAPAFFPRIYGHQGPAFITPVASNWPSHPRHPSPWLDHGHVSHTPLRPPLTIPRSWALPAAPQLPGQNNKLRLEGRVLVLLRGAPGSGKSTLARALLEHNPGGVILSTDNYFTRHGVYQFDPNELGEAHSWNHQQAKEAFQRGANPIIIDNTNMQGWEMKPYVIQALNYNYKVLFREPDTWWKNKPRELERRNMHNVPAEKIRRMLNAYERFVTIQSIMGSQMPEKKQCFILEDKSSQPKSSQTPCPDLVGDPGLTEGSKKTRLQLFSSLPDVSSIGHSADMGILGNSNHKSTESLTLQPPARPLENPENTEGDDDINLGDSDFELDAQLELNQLSGDQRIPDCIVESVMNEEHCRDGMPVAFSESIGQRVRRERTSRRSGFDRLEPADLVKDTHQSECAIKEKEKTEADEAERVEVLWNRGEVLDFVGDWPSEGSLEQRQVRRQERLKEGKNKEDGDEPGEANENDTKKVQSKHDEFQKLLDLIQTGVADIQTGSSLLPSLSPSSEEELEADVETGGGLEESQGSSQLNSADNMSRVNSSRGELPDCVLDWKAADSCMVREPVELRMDDWEHCKTENETSVTGENDNLIKMGQRTQLLDLKSANLANSPSITNADSDVILETTEESSKEMGSHSIRDDVCAGFTGMENSTCTETQMEAESHTSEVCQSPEFETFVDLGGSPLGAASANQETKQRQGRRSGKQCKLALTFTQNCPDFSVKSPECVTTPSPNINTSLDSGHIDLQTNSDPNPKLNPLKPYCEADLQPTVDTGCVTQTESQDFALLWRLNQQNNPNGKVATAYSHSSDITVIYGSPSRFVPEVTGAIPATAAIQLSGLKEVPYRVVHEKSTQVEEKDLGETQDRLENLRILSRHFKLVSFDTLEDLYDKCHLDLEWTTNLLLDSGERFFKDDDGEEEKQEWPDDQNKSNVCGVLGKVEENMLGFNINEHQIKDQPKIGLAMGLEGTQQAISSSSESSKSSSILTFPGPASSVRDKDHTDASALSGSKADTNTEHKETIQPDLQGGAWGLSTDAGVIIEEASVEMEDDVSSMDQIHRLLQAELEELEKEEKQREQEQRKRRTTEQKRNQHMDIKSVELKLPTEVALQLTELFGPVGVDPGACSADDYDVQMDLNLAKLLHQKWKETIQDRQKQAALSFHLLQESSAEWGKSEVAKPWPRERTQAGGTMPLDSQLPFMDHWNVSRQHVSLRDIIKEEQLRQENMERVRQNRTELDKRDGSTPLKENQLYSRFPTIDRHFLLDIFRDHNYSLTQTELFLRSLLDEEPVKTVVAPEAPRTNHHRTASKEREKRHKPVEAVRPVYQDPEDPEYQDFRAEADLQRRRQLESFAKAAEAYKQGHKEVASFYAQQGHLHGQRMREANHRAAVQIFERVNASLLPNNILDLHGLHVVEAVQHLAQVLEDKTADCEQGLCRPQLSVITGRGNHSQGGVARIRPAVIDYLTNKHYRFTEPKPGLVLVSLK
- the n4bp2 gene encoding NEDD4-binding protein 2 isoform X2; the encoded protein is MDSLLELSVAAEDACPAPIPVSGFERTAAALLSPTHFTEPDSSKPSLQLVSSPSPVLSEELDLLLDQELEILTTQQDGTKEHHNSQHTSGGSPPSSFPPPQFSQQVLPELLQSSLESGSRGSSIEQPRLLSGSLEQVSGASSPLDQLSAFEDKVTERQESVLDFKHLVTETSDREKSVPPLDLGASGRPSAFQVYKKQNPSHTPSERAEVATCDATVGGARSKVNILNQEMLAHPPLSWNVGAPAFFPRIYGHQGPAFITPVASNWPSHPRHPSPWLDHGHVSHTPLRPPLTIPRSWALPAAPQLPGQNNKLRLEGRVLVLLRGAPGSGKSTLARALLEHNPGGVILSTDNYFTRHGVYQFDPNELGEAHSWNHQQAKEAFQRGANPIIIDNTNMQGWEMKPYVIQALNYNYKVLFREPDTWWKNKPRELERRNMHNVPAEKIRRMLNAYERFVTIQSIMGSQMPEKKQCFILEDKSSQPKSSQTPCPDLVGDPGLTEGSKKTRLQLFSSLPDVSSIGHSADMGILGNSNHKSTESLTLQPPARPLENPENTEGDDDINLGDSDFELDAQLELNQLSGDQRIPDCIVESVMNEEHCRDGMPVAFSESIGQRVRRERTSRRSGFDRLEPADLVKDTHQSECAIKEKEKTEADEAERVEVLWNRGEVLDFVGDWPSEGSLEQRQVRRQERLKEGKNKEDGDEPGEANENDTKKVQSKHDEFQKLLDLIQTGVADIQTGSSLLPSLSPSSEEELEADVETGGGLEESQGSSQLNSADNMSRVNSSRGELPDCVLDWKAADSCMVREPVELRMDDWEHCKTENETSVTGENDNLIKMGQRTQLLDLKSANLANSPSITNADSDVILETTEESSKEMGSHSIRDDVCAGFTGMENSTCTETQMEAESHTSEVCQSPEFETFVDLGGSPLGAASANQETKQRQGRRSGKQCKLALTFTQNCPDFSVKSPECVTTPSPNINTSLDSGHIDLQTNSDPNPKLNPLKPYCEADLQPTVDTGCVTQTESQDFALLWRLNQQNNPNGKVATAYSHSSDITVIYGSPSRFVPEVTGAIPATAAIQLSGLKEVPYRVVHEKSTQVEEKDLGETQDRLENLRILSRHFKLVSFDTLEDLYDKCHLDLEWTTNLLLDSGERFFKDDDGEEEKQEWPDDQNKSNVCGVLGKVEENMLGFNINEHQIKDQPKIGLAMGLEGTQQAISSSSESSKSSSILTFPGPASSVRDKDHTDASALSGSKADTNTEHKETIQPDLQGGAWGLSTDAGVIIEEASVEMEDDVSSMDQIHRLLQAELEELEKEEKQREQEQRKRRTTEQKRNQHMDIKSVELKLPTEVALQLTELFGPVGVDPGACSADDYDVQMDLNLAKLLHQKWKETIQDRQKQAALSFHLLQESSAEWGKSEVAKPWPRERTQAGGTMPLDSQLPFMDHWNVSRQHVSLRDIIKEEQLRQENMERVRQNRTELDKRDGSTPLKENQLYSRFPTIDRHFLLDIFRDHNYSLTQTELFLRSLLDEEPVKTVVAPEAPRTNHHRTASKEREKRHKPVEAVRPVYQDPEDPEYQDFRAEADLQRRRQLESFAKAAEAYKQGHKEVASFYAQQGHLHGQRMREANHRAAVQIFERVNASLLPNNILDLHGLHVVEAVQHLAQVLEDKTADCEQGLCRPQLSVITGRGNHSQGGVARIRPAVIDYLTNKHYRFTEPKPGLVLVSLK